The following proteins are encoded in a genomic region of Bacteroidales bacterium:
- a CDS encoding TIGR04255 family protein: MSKLPNAPLLEVVFELTWDNRNKNELKDFQYLHGDLYSKLKHKYPDRISLVPPEVPYEVLIKKVVHQFRKSKNGYPLFQVGPGILTLNTIDDEYYWEVFYNNASELLNAFIDVNPFDENKNYHPNLNYYDFFPFDFENQNVYDYLNKKFNITFKQNFLNVEVNPNGLNIGFYYKTSLGNINVNFRRGKAHNRDGIVLQTKLLGQAYKLNKDALLSWLSEAHKFCSETFKNLTEGELYESFKK; this comes from the coding sequence ATGAGCAAGTTACCCAATGCTCCGCTGTTAGAAGTTGTTTTCGAACTTACTTGGGACAATCGGAATAAAAATGAATTAAAAGATTTTCAGTACTTGCATGGAGACTTATATTCTAAATTAAAACACAAATATCCTGATAGAATATCTCTTGTACCTCCAGAAGTACCTTATGAGGTTTTAATAAAAAAAGTTGTGCATCAATTCAGAAAATCTAAAAATGGTTACCCCTTATTTCAAGTTGGACCGGGAATACTGACTTTAAATACAATTGATGATGAGTATTATTGGGAAGTTTTTTATAATAATGCTAGTGAGTTATTAAATGCTTTTATAGATGTAAATCCCTTTGATGAAAATAAAAATTATCATCCAAATTTAAATTATTATGATTTTTTCCCATTTGACTTTGAAAACCAAAATGTTTATGATTATTTAAATAAAAAATTTAATATAACATTTAAACAGAATTTTTTAAATGTCGAAGTTAATCCAAATGGGTTAAACATTGGGTTTTATTATAAAACATCACTAGGAAATATTAATGTGAATTTTCGTAGAGGAAAAGCACATAATAGAGATGGAATTGTTTTACAAACAAAATTACTTGGACAAGCGTATAAACTTAATAAAGATGCACTCTTATCTTGGTTATCAGAGGCGCATAAATTTTGTAGCGAGACATTTAAAAATTTAACAGAAGGAGAATTATACGAATCTTTTAAAAAATGA